The sequence CAGTTGCGTCGAGCCGGCGTTCGGGACCCCTGCCGTGCCGACGGTGCTGACGGCCTTGCCATCGGCGTAAACCCGCACATTGAACAAGTTGTTGCGGCTGTCAGTGAGGGCCCAAACCCCAACGAAACGGCTGATTGCTTGCGCTTCCCTTGCGGCTGGCTCTGCAGCAAAAGCAGGGGGCTGCCCCGGAAGACCCAAGACGGCGCAGAGGCCAAGTCCACCGAGGGCGGTGCTGAGGTGCCGCATGAGCGATCCAATCAACCTTGGGCCAAGTCTGCTGAGCGTTCAGCTCCTCAGCCATTCGGTGATGCCGCCGGGTTTGTCGATCAACTCGATGCCCTGGGCCTTGAGGTCATTGCGGATCTGGTCGGCTGCGGCGAAGTCCTTTGCGGCCTTGGCCGCTCTGCGCGCTTCGATCTGGGCTTCAATCGCCCGATCCTCGAGACCCCCTGTGGCTCCCGCGGTCTCTTGCGGTTCGTGCTGGAGCCCAACCACCGCGGCGAGCTCTAGCAGCAAGGCCAGTTGCTGCTGGCTGCTGGCCTGCTCGAGTTCGCTGCTCGCGCTGGCGTCACCGCGCTCGATCCGGTTGGCCAGACCCCGCAGCGGTTTGGCGAGCTCAAACAGCACCGCCAGGGCGGCGGAGGTGTTGAGGTCGTCGTCCATGGCTGCAGCAAAGCGCTTTCGGGCCTCCTGCAATGGGACGGGTAGCTCGGACTGCGACCGAGTGGTTCCAACGGTCAGGCCCAGGGCGACGTTCAGACCTTTCCAGCCGGTGGCTGCGGCCTCAAGGGCCTCGGCGGTGAAGTCCAGCGGTTTGCGGTAGTGGGCCTGGAGGGTGAACAAGCGCAGGGTCATCGGCGAGACCCCGGAATCCAGTAGCGCCCGGATTGTGGTGAAGTTGCCGAGGGATTTCGACATCTTTTGGCCGCCCACATTGACCATGCCGTTGTGGAGCCAGTAGTGGGCTAGCTCCTTGCCGGTGGCGGCTTCCGATTGGGCGATCTCGTTCTCGTGGTGGGGGAAGACCAGGTCCGCGCCACCGAGGTGGATATCGATGGTCTCCCCCAGTTCCTCGCGCACCATCGCTGAGCACTCGATGTGCCAGCCCGGACGGCCCTGGCCCCAGGGGGAGGAGAAGCTGGGCTCCCCCGGTTTGGCTCCCTTCCAGAGGGCGAAATCGAAGGGATGTTGTTTGCGGGCTTCTTCCGCGCTGGCAACCCGACCGGCGGCGTTGTCCTGCTGCTGCTCGAGATCGCGGCCGCTGAGCTTGCCGTAGCCGGCATGCTTCATCACGGCGAAGTAGACGTCCCCATCGGCGGAGTAGGCGGCGCCCTTGGCCTCCAGTTCGCTGATCAAGGTGCGAATTGCATCGAGGCTGCGGGTGGCCCGCGGCATCCGGTCGGCCGGGAGGATGTTCAGGCGCCCCATGTCGGCGACAAAGGCGTCGATATTGCGCTCGCTGACTTCCTCCATCGAGGTCCCCTCCTCGCTGGCACGGTTCAGGATCTTGTCGTCAATGTCGGTGTAGTTCTGCACGAAGGTCACCGCATAGCCGCTCCAGCGCAGGTAGCGGCGCAGAACGTCCCAGGCGATGTAGCTGCGGGCGTGGCCCAGGTGGCAGAGGTCATAAACCGTGACGCCGCAGCAATAGATGCTGACCTTGCCGGTCTCGATCGGCTTGAACTCCTCGACGCGGCGGGTGAGGGTGTTGGTGAGCCGCAGGGTCATTTCGCTTCCATCCAGTTGGGGCCAACACCGGTCTCCACCACCAGGGGCACAGACAAGGTCACCGCGCGCTCCATGGTTTCACGCGTGAGGGTCACCACCTGATCGAGGGCCTCCGGCGCCGCTTCCAGCACCAGTTCGTCATGCACCTGCAGCAGTAGGCGCGCCGGCAGGGCGCTTTCCGCTAACCGTTGATGTAGCTGCACCATGGCCAGCTTGATGATGTCGGCGCTGGAGCCCTGGATTGGGGCATTGGCGGCGGCTCGGAGTTGCTGGGCTTCCATGCCTCCGCGGCGTGCCACGTCGAGTTCGATCTCCAGGGGGTCCTTGCCGAGGTGTCGGCCCAGGCCGCTGGGGTCAAAGGCAAAGGGGCGACGGCGCCCCAGGATTGTTTCCACGTAACCCCGGCTGAGGGCCAGGCGCTCCTGCAGTTCCAGGAAGGCAAAGACCTTCGGGTAGCGCTGCTTGTATTTGCTCAGGAACTCCTTGGCTTCGGCCTGGCTCACACCGGTCTCACGGGCAAAGCGCTGAACGCCCATCCCGTAGATCACCCCGAAGTTGATCGTCTTGCCCAAGCGGCGCTCGTCGCTGCTGACCTCCTCCTTCTCAAACAGAAGCCGGGCTGTCAGGGCATGGACGTCGTCCCCGTTTTGGTAGGCCTCTACCAGCACCTCCTCGCCAGAGAGGTGGGCCAGGATCCGCAGCTCGATCTGGGAGTAGTCGGCGCTGATCAGGGTCCAGCCGGCCTCGGGCAGAAACGCTTTGCGGATCCGCCGGGAGAACTCGGTGCGAACGGGGATGTTCTGCAGGTTGGGGTTGCTGCTGGAGAGCCGTCCAGTGGCGGTGACCGCTTGGTTGAAGTCCGTGTGGACTCGCCCTGTCTCAGGCTCCATCAGGGCCGGGAGCGCATCGACATAGGTGCTCTTGAGCTTGCTCAAGGTGCGGTGCTCCAGCACCAGGCGCACCACCGGATGGGCGTCCTCCAGCTTCTCGAGCACCGTCGCGTCGGTACTCCAGCCGGTCTTGGTTTTGCGTGATTTCTTGCGATCGAGCCCGAGGGTGTCGAACAGGAGCTCACCCAGTTGCTTGGGTGAGGCCAGGTTGAACTCGGTACCGGCGGCGTCCTTGGCTTCCGTCTCCAACCGCTCGAGGGTTGCCTTGAGCTCCCGGCTGAGTTCACCGAGGTAGTCGGTGTCGATTCGAATTCCGGTGGCTTCCATCTGGGCCAGCACCGGCTCCAGGGGCAGCTCCACCTGATCGAGCAGCTTCGCCAGAGGTTGACCCATCGCCTCCAGCTGTCCCCGCAGCAGTGGGGTCAGGCGGTAGGTGACATGGACATCCATGCCGCAATAGAGGGCGGCCTGGGCCATGGGGACCGCCGAGAAGTTGGCGCCCTTGGGGACCAGTTCGCTGTAGCTGGTGGGCAAGAAGCCGAAATTGCGCTGGGCCAGGAGCTCCAGGCCATGCTTGGCGTTCGCATCCCGCAGGTAGTCCGCCAGCAGGGTGTCCATGACGACTCCGGCCAAGGCCAGGCCATGGCGCAGAAGGATCAGCCGGTCGTACTTGGCGTTCTGCAGGGTCTTGGGGTGCTCGGCGCTGCTCAGCCAGGGGGCCAGGGCCCCCAGCACCTGATCGAGGGGCAGTTGGGGTGGATCGCTGAGTTCGGCCTGATGGCCGATCGGGATGTAGGCCAGATCGCTGAGGCCCTCGCCCCAGCACAGGCCGAGGCCCACCAGTTCGGCTTGGAAGGGATTGAGGCTGGTGGTTTCGGTGTCGAGGGCCACCGGGCTCTGCCGGTCGCTGGATCCCAGCAACCGCTGCACCAAGGCCTCGAGGGCTTCGGTGCTGGTGATCAGTTGGGGCTCCAGGGCTGGGGGCTCGCTGCTGCGATGGCCGCTCTCCTGGAGTGGCTCGGGTTGGGCGTCGGCCGCGGCTACCGGGTCGGCTGTGGTTGTGGTTGTTGCCGCTGGGGGGTCGTTGGAGAAGACCGTGGCGAAGCTGTTGACCTGCCGCCGCAGGCTGAACAGTTCCAGCTCCTCCAGGCTTTCGGCCAGGGAGTCACTCTTGACTGACCCCAGGGGAAGACGCGGGTCTTTGGGGAGCGGGATGTCTACCAGGATTTCCGCCAGCATCCGCGAGCGGTAGGCGTTCTCCCGGTCATTGCTGAGCTTGCCCAGTAGGGCGCCTTTCAGCGCTCCCTTGGGATCTTTGGCCTTGGGGCCTGCGGCTTCGAGCTCCTCCAGCGCGGTGTAGATCCCATCGAGATCGCCATGGGCGTTGAGCAGGTTGATGGCGGTCTTGGGGCCCACCCCTTTGACTCCGGGGATGTTGTCGCTGCTGTCGCCCGTGAGCGCCTTGAGGTCCACCACCTCTTCAGGGGTGACTCCCAACTTGGCCACGACGCCGTCGCGGCGAATCTCCAGGGGGCCGCTGCTCTTGGCGTAGGGACCGCCACCCATGTAGAGGACGGCGATGTCGCGCTCGTCATCCACCAGCTGGAAGAGGTCACGATCCCCCGAGAGGATCCGCACCCTCCAACCGTCGTTGGCCGCACGGTTGGCCAGGGTTCCCAGGACATCGTCGGCCTCGTAGCCGGGTGCCATGCAGAGGGGGATATCGAGGGACTGCTCGAGGATCTGCTGCAGGTTCCCCAGGTCCTGGAAGAAGTGTTCTGGGGCTACGTCACGATGGGCTTTGTAGGCCTCGTCAGCTTCATGGCGGAAGGTGGGTTCAGCCGTGTCAAAGGCAATGACCACCCCTTGGGGGGCCAGACCTTTGCAGTTGTCCAGCAGGGCCTTGAGAAAGCCGTAGGTGACCGAGGTGGGGATGCCCTCTTTGGTGCTCAGTCCCCCTT is a genomic window of Synechococcus sp. A10-1-5-1 containing:
- the cysS gene encoding cysteine--tRNA ligase, with protein sequence MTLRLTNTLTRRVEEFKPIETGKVSIYCCGVTVYDLCHLGHARSYIAWDVLRRYLRWSGYAVTFVQNYTDIDDKILNRASEEGTSMEEVSERNIDAFVADMGRLNILPADRMPRATRSLDAIRTLISELEAKGAAYSADGDVYFAVMKHAGYGKLSGRDLEQQQDNAAGRVASAEEARKQHPFDFALWKGAKPGEPSFSSPWGQGRPGWHIECSAMVREELGETIDIHLGGADLVFPHHENEIAQSEAATGKELAHYWLHNGMVNVGGQKMSKSLGNFTTIRALLDSGVSPMTLRLFTLQAHYRKPLDFTAEALEAAATGWKGLNVALGLTVGTTRSQSELPVPLQEARKRFAAAMDDDLNTSAALAVLFELAKPLRGLANRIERGDASASSELEQASSQQQLALLLELAAVVGLQHEPQETAGATGGLEDRAIEAQIEARRAAKAAKDFAAADQIRNDLKAQGIELIDKPGGITEWLRS
- the polA gene encoding DNA polymerase I, which codes for MTGGTTLKPLLLLVDGHSLAFRSFYAFSKGGEGGLSTKEGIPTSVTYGFLKALLDNCKGLAPQGVVIAFDTAEPTFRHEADEAYKAHRDVAPEHFFQDLGNLQQILEQSLDIPLCMAPGYEADDVLGTLANRAANDGWRVRILSGDRDLFQLVDDERDIAVLYMGGGPYAKSSGPLEIRRDGVVAKLGVTPEEVVDLKALTGDSSDNIPGVKGVGPKTAINLLNAHGDLDGIYTALEELEAAGPKAKDPKGALKGALLGKLSNDRENAYRSRMLAEILVDIPLPKDPRLPLGSVKSDSLAESLEELELFSLRRQVNSFATVFSNDPPAATTTTTADPVAAADAQPEPLQESGHRSSEPPALEPQLITSTEALEALVQRLLGSSDRQSPVALDTETTSLNPFQAELVGLGLCWGEGLSDLAYIPIGHQAELSDPPQLPLDQVLGALAPWLSSAEHPKTLQNAKYDRLILLRHGLALAGVVMDTLLADYLRDANAKHGLELLAQRNFGFLPTSYSELVPKGANFSAVPMAQAALYCGMDVHVTYRLTPLLRGQLEAMGQPLAKLLDQVELPLEPVLAQMEATGIRIDTDYLGELSRELKATLERLETEAKDAAGTEFNLASPKQLGELLFDTLGLDRKKSRKTKTGWSTDATVLEKLEDAHPVVRLVLEHRTLSKLKSTYVDALPALMEPETGRVHTDFNQAVTATGRLSSSNPNLQNIPVRTEFSRRIRKAFLPEAGWTLISADYSQIELRILAHLSGEEVLVEAYQNGDDVHALTARLLFEKEEVSSDERRLGKTINFGVIYGMGVQRFARETGVSQAEAKEFLSKYKQRYPKVFAFLELQERLALSRGYVETILGRRRPFAFDPSGLGRHLGKDPLEIELDVARRGGMEAQQLRAAANAPIQGSSADIIKLAMVQLHQRLAESALPARLLLQVHDELVLEAAPEALDQVVTLTRETMERAVTLSVPLVVETGVGPNWMEAK